AAGGAAAATTTGGAGAATTGGGCCTTGGATTCATAACCGACAAATCAGGAACCTTAAATTCCGTTCGAAATACATGGAAAAGAAAAAAAGAAAGGACCTCATATTCAGACAGAGAAATTGTTCGTGAAGGCAGATCTTACCCTTTGTTCCAATTAGCCAGTATAGAACAAAGTGACTCTGTAAGAATATTTTCCTGGCTCATGGAATATCAGAAGGAAGAAATGAAGAGTGTTGGTTTTACCGATCAGGACCATAAAGAGGTGATAAGTTGGAAAGAATATTCTGTTCGGAGAAGGGCAGCAGATTTAAAAGTCATTCCTGATTCTATTAAATTTGAAAAAGCATTCGATAGGGTTACACAGTTATATTTAACACTTACCCAGGATGAGCTTGACAGTTTGAAAAAGTCTCTGCTATATTTTGGATTTACTGAAAAAGGAAACAGTTTGATTAGTCAGGATATTACGATTAATTATAAAATTTCTCACCATAAAGTATTTGTACTGAATCAGATACACTTTAAGATCACAGGCTCACTGAAAGAGGGGATATATCGATATGAAAATTTGGAATTTAGGATTAACGAACATGATGCAAGCCTAAAATTTTTGTATAATTGCGATTAAATAAATAATTAAAAAACAATGAAAAAAAAATTCATCCTTCCTTTAATCATGCTACTCTGCTGTAACTTGGGCCATGGCCAGGTTTCACAATCAGAAAACAACATTAGCGACAAAGAAAATGTTTTAACTGCCAAGCAGAAGAAATTGGTTTACGAAAACTTAAAAAATTTCCACGATCAAACTCAGGTTTCATTTGCCGTTATTAAAAATGGGGCAGTCGGTTTTTATGGGGTAAAACGAGAAAATGATCTACTTTCTGATAGTCCTAATGCCGATAAAGTATTTGAGATTGGATCGATCACAAAGGTCTTCACTTCTACCCTATTGGCCAATTTTGTTCTGGACGGAAAGCTTGAGGCAGATGATAAAATTAATGATTACCTCAAAATAAAATTGAAGGATGGTATTCAAATTTCATTCAAACAACTGGCCAATCACACTTCAGGCTTGGCCCGTATGCCTTCCAACTTTAATTTTGCGGCTGCACTCAGTCCGGATAACCCCTATAAAAATTTCGATGAAAAAATGTTGGAATGGTATCTTACTCAAGCATTGAAACTTGAATATGCTCAAGGAACCAAATCAGAATATTCAAACCTAGGCGTAGGTTTATTGTCGTACACCTTATGCAAAATTGTTGATACCGATTTCCAAAGCCTTTTAAAATCATACATTTTTTCGAAATACAAAATGGCCAGCAGCACCACCATTCGTGATGAAATTGCCGAAAAATTAGTTATTGGGCGCGATAGTATCGGAAAAGAAACCTCCAATTGGGATTTAAATGCCATGGCAGGTGCAGGAGCAATCTTATCGTCGGTCGAGGATTTATCAAAATTTGCCTTGGCACAATTTGATATTGCCAATAAAGAACTTGCCCTTACAAGAGTGAAAACTTTTGCCGACCCGGGAAGTATGGATGTATGCCTGGGATGGTTTATAAATAAAAGTAAATCGGGTTCGGAAT
The DNA window shown above is from Bacteroidota bacterium and carries:
- a CDS encoding beta-lactamase family protein — protein: MKKKFILPLIMLLCCNLGHGQVSQSENNISDKENVLTAKQKKLVYENLKNFHDQTQVSFAVIKNGAVGFYGVKRENDLLSDSPNADKVFEIGSITKVFTSTLLANFVLDGKLEADDKINDYLKIKLKDGIQISFKQLANHTSGLARMPSNFNFAAALSPDNPYKNFDEKMLEWYLTQALKLEYAQGTKSEYSNLGVGLLSYTLCKIVDTDFQSLLKSYIFSKYKMASSTTIRDEIAEKLVIGRDSIGKETSNWDLNAMAGAGAILSSVEDLSKFALAQFDIANKELALTRVKTFADPGSMDVCLGWFINKSKSGSEWYFHNGGTGGYRSAMALDINKKNGIIILSNVSSFHPNSRKIDELCFALMKTLDVK